The DNA window CGCGGTGGAACAAAGCTCTTTAAAATCCCCAGCATTGAAAACCGCTACGCTCTTCTCCCTCTCAACGAATCCAGATATGATCTTCCTGACACTCTCAAGATCAAACAGCCTCTCACCGTCATAGGTGAAAGACAAAACCAACAAATCATCAACCGTGACATGCTCCAAGATGAGAGAAACCCTCTTTTCCAGCTCGCTCTTGCACCGGCCGTCTGCCCTCAAGAAAATTGCTGTCCGAAGCAGACAGCACAAGAAGTTAATCGGAAAAGCCGATTTCTCCGGCGGCAGGAGGGCCACGATTGTCTCTAGGATGTCACGCTGGCGGAGGCGGAGGTCGGATTCGGCAGAGTCTATCGAGCGGACACCGTTGCCGGAGTGATCGCGCACGAGATCGCGAAGGGATCTCTCGGTGTAGGTTATGATGGCGCTAGCTAGAGTTAGTCCCTTTGCACCTCTTGCTTTCATTGATGCGATGATCCCTTCGAAGAAGGTTATGTCCAAGATTGTCAGCTCCTCCGTCCACCAATTCGGTGGAGAACGGCTTGGGAAATTCGCCTCCACACAAGCCTATACGGAGTAAGTAAGTACTACTTATATAAATAACTCAATtagagtagtagtagtagtagtaggtAATTGTAGTAATTGTGAGTGACCTTGGCGGTGGCAATCTCGACGCAGCGTTGTACGATGCCGAGATCGTAGGCCATGGGGAGGAGATCCTCGCATGACTTGAGGACGACGAGAGCGCCGGAGAGGGTGGTTAGCGCCACTTGGGACATAAAATCCTCGGTCCTTCCGGCGAGATTCCCGTCGCAGTACTTGTCGGTCATCTGCAGATACTCAGCGGCGCAACGGAGGGCGGCAACGTTGTGCACCGTGATCTCGAAGTTGACTCCGTAGCAGAACTTGGCCGCCTTTTCAAACATCTCCGGCCCGCCGGGAATGTCAGACAGATTTATTCTCGTCAAATCCGTTTCTTTCGAATCCAGAATTACCTTCCGTATGTGGTTGCTCTTCGCCACTAGCATGAACTGCGTACAGGTACACCGCACCATACcaccataaaaataaatactactaactatatgaaatccttgacaaaaaacaaaaccttAATTTAATTACCTTGTGAAGGCAGAAGTTGGCTTCTCCAACTTCCACGATGATGTCAGTTGAGATTTCTTGGGAGAAAACCCTGACCAAATCAAAACCACCATTAAATCACTACATACTCCTACCTATATTTCCAAAATTATGGATTACCACTATTTACCATTGGCCTGTTCTTTCCATAGCAAGAGAGAATCTGTTAGCCATCTGGGAGAGTTTCAGATGTGTAGGAGAgcttaatataaattataatgtgCTGTATATAAAGAGCTTAAATAATTCATCATGTAC is part of the Salvia splendens isolate huo1 chromosome 22, SspV2, whole genome shotgun sequence genome and encodes:
- the LOC121787353 gene encoding root phototropism protein 2-like, whose amino-acid sequence is MANRFSLAMERTGQWVFSQEISTDIIVEVGEANFCLHKFMLVAKSNHIRKVILDSKETDLTRINLSDIPGGPEMFEKAAKFCYGVNFEITVHNVAALRCAAEYLQMTDKYCDGNLAGRTEDFMSQVALTTLSGALVVLKSCEDLLPMAYDLGIVQRCVEIATAKACVEANFPSRSPPNWWTEELTILDITFFEGIIASMKARGAKGLTLASAIITYTERSLRDLVRDHSGNGVRSIDSAESDLRLRQRDILETIVALLPPEKSAFPINFLCCLLRTAIFLRADGRCKSELEKRVSLILEHVTVDDLLVLSFTYDGERLFDLESVRKIISGFVEREKSVAVFNAGDFKELCSTAMLRVGKTIDAYLGEIATYADLSISKFNGIANLVPKPARKVDDDLYRAIDIYLKAHPNLDEIEREKVCSVMDPLKLSYEARVHSSQNKRLPVQIVLHALYYDQLKLRSGEDDHNTVDAITTRNQVQADTSLVKENEELRTELLKMKMYIQDIKKGEPTSSKSSAKKTTFFSSMSKTLGKLNPFKHGSKDTLNIEDGMPDLTKPRRRRFSIS